Proteins from a single region of Vicinamibacterales bacterium:
- a CDS encoding type II toxin-antitoxin system death-on-curing family toxin yields MTAPVWLLREAVLATHERLLADFGGATGVRDSGLLDSALARPENLLAYGQPTNFELAAAYAFGVVKNHPFVDGNKRTGFTIAIMFLERNGDTFSASEVDATIQTLALAAGEVTEAGYADWLKNNCKKK; encoded by the coding sequence ATGACGGCGCCGGTGTGGCTGCTTCGGGAGGCGGTGCTCGCCACCCACGAGCGGCTGCTGGCAGATTTCGGTGGCGCCACTGGGGTTCGTGACAGCGGCCTGCTCGACTCCGCCCTTGCTCGCCCGGAGAACCTGCTGGCCTACGGCCAGCCGACGAACTTCGAATTGGCTGCCGCATACGCGTTCGGAGTCGTGAAGAACCATCCGTTCGTCGATGGAAACAAGCGGACGGGTTTCACCATCGCGATCATGTTCCTCGAACGGAACGGAGACACGTTCAGCGCATCGGAAGTCGATGCCACCATTCAGACGCTGGCCCTGGCCGCGGGTGAAGTCACCGAAGCCGGCTACGCGGATTGGCTGAAGAACAACTGCAAGAAGAAGTAA